CGGCCCTGCGTCGGCGTCGCGAGACGATTGATGGTTCGCAGCAGCGTCGACTTGCCGGCGCCGGACCGTCCGATCACACCGACGAAGCCGCCGGGGGAAACTTGAAACGAGGCGTCGTCCACCGCGGCTTTTGCGCCGAAGCGACACGTCAGACCTTCCACCACCAGCATGCAGGACTCCAGATTAGCTGGGGTTCACCGCTAACGCCCACGCTTGACACTTGTGTGACACCGGCGTTGCAGTGCGGCGATCCTACACACCTCATCCCCTGTCATCGTCATGTCATGACATCGTCATCAAGCCGCTCGAAGAGGAACGCCCGCCCTCGCGCCTCGGATGCAACATGGCCGCCAAAATTCTCTCGATCCAGCCGACCATCGACCCCTCCGCCAAGCTGCACGAGACCAGGCTCGGCGCCTATACCGAGGTCGGCGCCCGCACCATTCTGCAAGATGTCGCGATGGGCGATTACTCCTATGTCGTGAACGATTCCCAGATCACCTACACCACCATCGGCAAGTTCTGCTCGATCGCGGCGATGACGCGCATCAATCCCGGCAATCATCCGATGCACCGCGCCACCCAGGCGCATTTCACCTATCGCTCCAGCGCCTATTTCGAAGGCGAGAGCGACGACGCCGCGTTCTTCGACTGGCGGCGCCAGCATCACATCCATATCGGCCACGACGTCTGGATCGGGCACGGTGCGATCGTGCTGCCGGGCCGCAACATCGGCACCGGCGCAGTGATCGCGGCTGGCGCCATCGTCACCAAGGACGTGCCCGCCTACACCATCGTCGCCGGCAATCCGGCTCGCATCGTACGGCGGCGGTTCTCGGAAGAGATCGCCGGGCGGCTCGCGAAGCTCGCCTGGTGGGATTGGGATCACGACAAATTGCGCGAAGCGCTGCCCGATTTCCGTAAGCTCGGGATTGAAGATTTTCTTGCGACATACGAAGCACGGACAAATCCCTCAACCAGCAAACGAAGCGCGGTCGCGTGACAGACATTTTCCTGGAAGGCGGTCGGGCCCTGATCGGCGCCGAACTCGCCGAAACCTCGCTCCTCGTCTCCGGAACGGACATTGCAGAGATTGGTGGCTCTCGTGGCCGGTCGCGCCTCGCGATCGATGCCCGCGACCTGCTGGTGCTGCCCGGCATCGTCGATCTGCACGGCGATGCCTTCGAACGGCAGATGATGCCGCGCGCCGGCGTCGACTTCCCGATCGACGTCGCGCTCGCCGACAGCGACCGCCAGGCGATCAGCAACGGCATCACCACGGTATTTCACGCCACGACCTGTTCGTGGGAGCCGGGCCTGCGCAGCAGCGACAATGCGCGCGGCCTGATGGAAGCGATCGAGCGGCAGCGTCCGCAATTCGCCGCCGACACCCGCTTTCATCTGCGGCACGAGACCTACAATCTCGAGGCAGAAGACGAGATCAGCCTGTGGCTCTCGGAGGGCCGCGTCGACCTGTTCGCCTTCAACGATCATATGGACGGCACCGTCGCCGACATGGCCAAGCCGCGCAAGCGCAACCGCATGGTGGAGCGCACCGGGCTGTCAGCCGAGGCATTCGACCGGCTGGTCGAACGCGTGGTTGCGCGCGCCGACGAGGTGCCGGCTTCGGTTGCGCGGCTGGCCGCCGCGGCCCGCGCGGCCGAGGTGCGGATGCTCTCGCACGACGATGCGACGCCGGCGATGCGCCAGGAGTTTCGCGAGCTCGACGCCGACATCGCGGAGTTTCCGATCAACGAGGAGACGGCGCGGGCGGCAGCACACCACGGCGATGCGATCGTCTACGGCGCGCCGAACGTCGTGCGCGGCGGCAGCCACACCGGCTGGACCAAGGCCTCCGACATGATCGCCAAGGGGCTCTGCTCGGTGCTGGCGTCGGACTATTATTATCCGGCCCAGCTGCTTGCGGCGTTCCGGCTTGCCGCCGATGGCGTGCTGCCACTGACGGAAGCCTGGAATCTGGTCTCTGCCGGGCCTGCGCGCGCGACCGGCCTCGCCGATCGCGGCGTGCTCGCGGAAGGCCGCCGCGCCGACATTCTGCTGGTCGACGACAGCGCGCCGCTGCGGCCACGGCTGATCGCGGTGATATCAGGCGGCAAGCTCGTCCATCTCACCGATGCGACGCGACTGCTCGGTGCTGTGGCAGCGCCGCGCGAGGCTGTCATCGCGGCCTAAATTGGTTATGCTGAGGCGATGACAGGTTTCCCCCGCTACGCGATCTATTTTGCTGCCGGCCGCGACAACCCGCTCTCCCGCTTCGGCGCCGAGCTGCTCGGCTATGATGCTTCCACCGGCAACGAATTGCCGTTCCCGCATGATGCGCTACACGTCGCGCCGGACTGGCGCGACATCAGCGCCGATCCCCGCAAATACGGCTTTCATGCCACGCTGAAGGCGCCGATGGCTCTCGCACCAAGCAGGACCGAAGCGGAGCTGATAGCCGCCTGCGCGGCCTTCGCCGGCAAGGCGCGACCGCTTCCGCTGATCCGGCCGGTCGTCGATTCCATCAGCGGCTTCATCGCCGTCATTCCGGCCGAGCCGGTCGAGACGCTGCAACAGCTCGCTGCGGATTGCGTCCGCGATTTCGATTCGTTTCGCGCCGCACTGTCGGCGGAAGATCGTGTGCGACGCAGGCCCGAGAAGCTGAGCGAGCGGCAGCGCGACTATCTCGACCGCTGGGGCTACCCCTACGTGATGGAAGAATTCCGCTTCCACATGACGCTGACGGGGCGGCTGGATGCGGAGCGGCGCGGGCCGATCCTGGAGATGCTGCGCGGGAAGTTTGCCGCGCTGAAGCTCGCTACGCTCGAAATCAATCGGATCGCGCTGTTCAAGCAGGATGATGCGAAGGCGCGGTTTCGCATTATCGGCGAGTGGGTCTTGGCGGGATAGCCTCAACAAACTCCGTCATTGCGAGCGCAGCGAAGCAATCCAGAAATGGATCGGCAGACACAGCCTGGATTGCTTCGTCGCTTCGCTCCTCGCAATGACGGTGGAGAGAGCTACTTTCCCCACCGCAGCGCCAGCGCGTCGCGCTCTTTCGCCAGCTCCAGCAGGCCCGCGCGCGTTGCCGGATGCAGCGGCTGGAGCGGATGCCTCACCGCGTCCGACTTGATCACGCCGCCGGCCTGCATCATCGCCTTGCACGCGATCAGGCCGCATTGACGGTTCTCGTAGTTGATCAGCGGCAGCCAGCGCTCGTAGGCGGCCTTCGCTTTCTCGCGGTCACCGGCGAAATAGGGATCGACGATCTGGCGGATGCCGTCGGGATAGCCGCCGCCGGTCATCGCGCCGGTAGCGCCGGCATCGAGATCGGCCAGCAGCGTGATCGCCTCCTCGCCGTCCCAGGGGCCCTCGATGTCCTTGCCGCCTGCCTCAATCAGCCTGCGGAGCTTTGAGGCCGCGCCCGGCACCTCGATCTTGAAATAACGGATGTTGGCGAAGTCGCGTGCCAGCCGCGCCAGCAGCTCGACCGACAGCGGCGTGCCCGCGACCGGCGCATCCTGGATCATGATCGGAATGGTGATGGCGCCGGAGAGCACCTTGAAGAACTCGACGATGCCCTTCTCAGGAACCCGGAAGGTCGCGCCGTGATAGGGCGGCATCACCATCACCATGGCGGCGCCCGCGGCTTCGGCCTGCTTACTGCGCGCGGCGCAGACGGCCGAACTGAAATGCGTGGTGGTGACGATCACGGGAACCCGGCCCGCGACATGCTCCAGCACCGCGTGCATCACGGTTTCCCGCTCGGCATCAGTGAGCACGAACTGTTCGGAGAAATTGGCGAGAATGCAGAGGCCGTTCGATCCGGCGTCGATCATGAAATCGATGCAGCGGCGCTGGCCTTCGAGGTCGAGCTCGCCGCGCTCGTCGAAGATGGTGGGCGCGACCGGAAACACGCCGCGATAGGGGCGCTGGGCCTTGTGTGGGGTGACCGGCATCGAACTCTCCATCCCTGATACGGCTTGCGTCTGGCGCCGCGCTCACGGAGCGAGGCGGCACAGATGTAGCCGCCGCGCGGACCGGCGGCAATGCCGAACGCACGACGTCAGGATGGAGGAATGAAGTGAAACTACGCGGTCTTCACCGCGCCCAGGAAGCCCTCGACTGCGACGCGGAGACGATCGGCGTCGGCCGACATCTTCTTGACGGATTCCGACAACACCGTGCCGGCGTTGCCGGTCTCCTGATTGAGCCTGGCGACGCTGCCGATGGTGTCGGTGACTTCGCGGGTGCCCTGCGCGGCTTGCTGGAAATTGCGCGAGATCTCGGTGGTGGCCGCGCGCTGCTGCTCGACGGCGGCCGCAATCGCCGTCATCTTCTCGTCGATGCCACTGATCGAACCGCCGATCGTGCGGATGGCTGCAACCGCCTGGCCGGTCGCGCCCTGGATCTCCTCGACCTGGCGCGAGATTTCCTCCGTGGCGGTCGCCGTCTGCGCCGCAAGGCTCTTGACCTCGCCGGCGACCACGGCAAAGCCGCGACCGGCTTCGCCAGCGCGCGCGGCCTCGATGGTGGCGTTCAATGCGAGAAGATTGGTTTGACCGGCGATGGCATGAATCATCTTCACGACTTCGCTGATGCGGCCTGCGGTCTGGTCGAGGATCTCCACCGTCGCGTTGGTCTTTTCGGCCTGCGACACCGCCTCGCGCGCTTCGCGGGCGCTGGACTGCACCTGCGCGGAGATCTCGCCGACGGAAGCGGAGAGCTCTTCGGTCGCCGCCGCGATGGTCTCGAGATTGTTGGTGGCCTGTTCGGCTGCGGACGAGACCGCAGAGGTCTGGCTGCTCGATTGCGAGACCAGCGAGCGCACGCCGGTTGCGGTGGCATCGAGTTCCCGCGTCGAGGCCACGACACTCTGGATGACCGCCTGCACGGTGTCGTCAAAACGGCGGCAGGCTTCGTCGACGGTACCGGAGCGTGCCAACTGCGCGGCCTGCTGCGATTCGCGCTCCCGCCCCAGGCGCTCGGCGGTCGCCGCGCTCTCGCGCAGGCTTTCGAGCGCCGCGGCCATCGTGCCGAACTCGTCGGGATGCCGGGATTGCGGCACCGGGGTCGCATAGTCGCGCGCACTGATGCGGGCGATGGCGTCGAGAATGGCGCGAACCGGGCGCATCAGGCGGGTGCGCACCACGAACACGCCGGCCAGCGTCACAGCCAGCGCGAGCAGGAACGCGAACGATTGCACGATGAGGTTGGTGAGGGCCTTATGCTGGACGGCTTCGGCACGCGCAATCGACTGGTCGAGCGCCTTGTTGGCGACCGCGACAATGGACGCGAAGGGCGACTGGCACAGCGCGTTCCATTCCGCGGGGGGCATCGCCGGCTTGCCGCTGCCGTCGAAATTCCTCGTGAGTTCGTTGATCTGCTTGAGGACGCCGTCGGTCTTGGCCTTCGCGTCCGTCGCTGCCGTCACCAGTTCCGCCGGCGCGTCGGGCGCAGCCAGCAACTCGGCCATGCCGGCCCAGCCGGAGGTGATGGTGCCATCCCATTGCGCCACCGACCGCTTCTGGGCGTCGTCGAGCGGCTTGCTGCCGTTGACGTTCGAGCGGAGCGACGAGCAATGAATGCCGTAGCGATCGCGCACCTGCCAGGCGAAGCGGCGGACCTGAATCATGCGTGCGATATAGGGATCGTTCATCCAGGCACGGTTCGACACCGCGGTGGAGGCGAGGTTCGCGGTGTCGATGACCTTGGTGACGGCATCGTACCAGGAATTGGTCCGCTCGATCTTGCGCTCGGCGCGCGGACGCTTGGCCTCGTCGTAGAACAGCTGGAATTGCGGCGCAGCCTCGCCCCAGCGCTGCTTCAGCGTGCTGGCGAGCTCGTCGCGGCGGGCGAATTCGACGGTCGGGAGCGCTCCGGCGATGGAATCGTAGCCGGCCTGCTCGGCCTTCTCGGCGGCGCCGAGCTTGGCGCGTGGATCGTCCTCGCCGAGCAGCGCGCTCTGGGCGTCGCCGCGGTTGTTGCGCAGCGCGAGCACGCCGTGGAAGATCGCCTTGTCGGCGGCGGCAAGCCGCTCGGTCTCGAGGCTCTCTCCGTAGCGGCCGAAAGCCCCGGCCATCTGGAACGCCGTCGAGGCCAGCGCGCCGATGGCCAGCAGAGCCATCAGGGTCAGCAGAAGCGAGCTTACCGATTTCTTAAACATCGCCATTCTTGAACATTGCCGCGGGTCGGGAGCCTACTCTTCACGAGCGGCTACCTTGCATCGCGACATGCCAAGGTTTGGTTAAGACTCTAATCAAATACCTGCGTTTGGTGCGCGCCGCGCCTTCTGGCGCGCTGCGTCCCCTCACGCGACCTTGGTGAAATCGGGCGGACGGCGCTCGGCAAAGGCTGTAAACGCCTCACGCGCCTCGGCGGTGCGCAGGCGCTGCGCGAACTGCTCGCCCTCGGCCTGCATCTGGGCCAGCAGCGCCTCGCCGTTGCGCATCAGCTTCTTGGTTGCCGTGAGCGCCCCCGCCGGCTGGCGGGCAAGACGCTGCGCCAGCGCAAGCGCCTCGGCATCGAGCTTTTCGAGCGGCACCACGCGGTTGGCGAGCCCCCATTCCAGCGCGGCCTTCGCCGGCACTGTCTCACCCAGCGCGAACATCTCGTAGGCGCGGGCATGGCCGATGCGCGCCGGCATCAGCAGGCTCGATGCGGCCTCCGGCACCAGCGCCAGGCTGACGAAGGGCGTCGACAATTGCGCATTGTCGGCGAGCACGACGAGGTCGCAATGCAGCAGCATGGTGGTGCCGACGCCGACGGCGCGGCCCTGCACGGCGGCGACCAGCGGCCGGGTGCAGCGCGCCAGCGACTGGATGAAGCGCACGACATTGCGGCTGCCCTCGGACTTGCCGGCTGCGACCGCGGCGAATTCGCCGACGTCGTTGCCGGCGGTGAACATGTCACCCTCGCCGCGGATCAGGATCACGCGGGCCGACGGGTCGAACTCGACGGATTCGATGCTGTCGGCGAGCTTGCCGTACATCGCGTCGGTCAGCGCGTTCTTCTTGTCGGGGCGCGCGAGTGTGAGGGTGAGGATTCCGCCATTGTTCTCGATCCGGACGTGCTCGGTCATCGGTCTCTCCTTTTATTCGTCTGAATGTCTTGCTTCCGAAGGCCTCGTATCTGAAGCTCTTGGAAACTTGTCCTGAATGCTGGTCAGCCAGCGCGCGACGATGTCAATCT
The sequence above is drawn from the Bradyrhizobium amphicarpaeae genome and encodes:
- a CDS encoding chloramphenicol acetyltransferase: MAAKILSIQPTIDPSAKLHETRLGAYTEVGARTILQDVAMGDYSYVVNDSQITYTTIGKFCSIAAMTRINPGNHPMHRATQAHFTYRSSAYFEGESDDAAFFDWRRQHHIHIGHDVWIGHGAIVLPGRNIGTGAVIAAGAIVTKDVPAYTIVAGNPARIVRRRFSEEIAGRLAKLAWWDWDHDKLREALPDFRKLGIEDFLATYEARTNPSTSKRSAVA
- a CDS encoding alpha-D-ribose 1-methylphosphonate 5-triphosphate diphosphatase — translated: MTDIFLEGGRALIGAELAETSLLVSGTDIAEIGGSRGRSRLAIDARDLLVLPGIVDLHGDAFERQMMPRAGVDFPIDVALADSDRQAISNGITTVFHATTCSWEPGLRSSDNARGLMEAIERQRPQFAADTRFHLRHETYNLEAEDEISLWLSEGRVDLFAFNDHMDGTVADMAKPRKRNRMVERTGLSAEAFDRLVERVVARADEVPASVARLAAAARAAEVRMLSHDDATPAMRQEFRELDADIAEFPINEETARAAAHHGDAIVYGAPNVVRGGSHTGWTKASDMIAKGLCSVLASDYYYPAQLLAAFRLAADGVLPLTEAWNLVSAGPARATGLADRGVLAEGRRADILLVDDSAPLRPRLIAVISGGKLVHLTDATRLLGAVAAPREAVIAA
- a CDS encoding DUF1045 domain-containing protein → MTGFPRYAIYFAAGRDNPLSRFGAELLGYDASTGNELPFPHDALHVAPDWRDISADPRKYGFHATLKAPMALAPSRTEAELIAACAAFAGKARPLPLIRPVVDSISGFIAVIPAEPVETLQQLAADCVRDFDSFRAALSAEDRVRRRPEKLSERQRDYLDRWGYPYVMEEFRFHMTLTGRLDAERRGPILEMLRGKFAALKLATLEINRIALFKQDDAKARFRIIGEWVLAG
- a CDS encoding dihydrodipicolinate synthase family protein, with translation MPVTPHKAQRPYRGVFPVAPTIFDERGELDLEGQRRCIDFMIDAGSNGLCILANFSEQFVLTDAERETVMHAVLEHVAGRVPVIVTTTHFSSAVCAARSKQAEAAGAAMVMVMPPYHGATFRVPEKGIVEFFKVLSGAITIPIMIQDAPVAGTPLSVELLARLARDFANIRYFKIEVPGAASKLRRLIEAGGKDIEGPWDGEEAITLLADLDAGATGAMTGGGYPDGIRQIVDPYFAGDREKAKAAYERWLPLINYENRQCGLIACKAMMQAGGVIKSDAVRHPLQPLHPATRAGLLELAKERDALALRWGK
- a CDS encoding methyl-accepting chemotaxis protein is translated as MAMFKKSVSSLLLTLMALLAIGALASTAFQMAGAFGRYGESLETERLAAADKAIFHGVLALRNNRGDAQSALLGEDDPRAKLGAAEKAEQAGYDSIAGALPTVEFARRDELASTLKQRWGEAAPQFQLFYDEAKRPRAERKIERTNSWYDAVTKVIDTANLASTAVSNRAWMNDPYIARMIQVRRFAWQVRDRYGIHCSSLRSNVNGSKPLDDAQKRSVAQWDGTITSGWAGMAELLAAPDAPAELVTAATDAKAKTDGVLKQINELTRNFDGSGKPAMPPAEWNALCQSPFASIVAVANKALDQSIARAEAVQHKALTNLIVQSFAFLLALAVTLAGVFVVRTRLMRPVRAILDAIARISARDYATPVPQSRHPDEFGTMAAALESLRESAATAERLGRERESQQAAQLARSGTVDEACRRFDDTVQAVIQSVVASTRELDATATGVRSLVSQSSSQTSAVSSAAEQATNNLETIAAATEELSASVGEISAQVQSSAREAREAVSQAEKTNATVEILDQTAGRISEVVKMIHAIAGQTNLLALNATIEAARAGEAGRGFAVVAGEVKSLAAQTATATEEISRQVEEIQGATGQAVAAIRTIGGSISGIDEKMTAIAAAVEQQRAATTEISRNFQQAAQGTREVTDTIGSVARLNQETGNAGTVLSESVKKMSADADRLRVAVEGFLGAVKTA
- a CDS encoding enoyl-CoA hydratase — translated: MTEHVRIENNGGILTLTLARPDKKNALTDAMYGKLADSIESVEFDPSARVILIRGEGDMFTAGNDVGEFAAVAAGKSEGSRNVVRFIQSLARCTRPLVAAVQGRAVGVGTTMLLHCDLVVLADNAQLSTPFVSLALVPEAASSLLMPARIGHARAYEMFALGETVPAKAALEWGLANRVVPLEKLDAEALALAQRLARQPAGALTATKKLMRNGEALLAQMQAEGEQFAQRLRTAEAREAFTAFAERRPPDFTKVA